The following proteins come from a genomic window of Dreissena polymorpha isolate Duluth1 chromosome 1, UMN_Dpol_1.0, whole genome shotgun sequence:
- the LOC127868904 gene encoding glutathione S-transferase Mu 4-like yields MPTLGYWKIRGLAAPIRLLLTYAGEEFEDVQYESGDGPEFSRAAWLDVKPSFADTFSFPNLPYYIDGDVKITQSNAILRTIARKHNLDGESVQEKAEVDMMLDQAMDLRNGVVRLCYNPDYEKLKDDYFKNIQGSLQLFEKRLNGRNWFGGNKVTVADFPMYELLDQHIRMKSDSLDPYPRLRDFLVRFAQLPKVKEYLAKDSVKNLLINGKMAAFK; encoded by the exons CTGGCGGCTCCTATTCGTCTTCTTCTGACGTATGCGGGGGAGGAGTTCGAAGACGTCCAATATGAAAGCGGAGACG GACCGGAATTCAGCCGTGCAGCGTGGTTGGACGTAAAGCCCTCATTTGCCGACACCTTTTCATTTCCGAAC CTGCCCTACTACATCGATGGAGATGTAAAGATCACCCAGAGCAACGCCATTCTTCGCACGATCGCCCGCAAACACAACCTGG ACGGGGAGAGTGTGCAGGAGAAAGCGGAAGTAGACATGATGCTGGACCAGGCTATGGACCTCAGGAACGGCGTGGTGCGCCTCTGTTACAACCCCGACTAT GAAAAACTGAAGGACGATTATTTTAAGAACATCCAAGGATCGCTGCAGCTGTTTGAAAAGCGTCTGAACGGCAGAAACTGGTTCGGGGGAAACAAG GTCACAGTCGCAGATTTCCCTATGTATGAGCTTCTAGACCAGCACATTCGTATGAAGTCAGACAGTCTGGACCCTTACCCGAGGCTGAGAGATTTCCTGGTCCGCTTTGCTCAGCTGCCGAAGGTGAAGGAGTACCTAGCGAAGGATAGCGTGAAAAATCTGCTAATCAACGGAAAAATGGCTGCCTTCAAGTGA